A genomic window from Bacillus rossius redtenbacheri isolate Brsri chromosome 7, Brsri_v3, whole genome shotgun sequence includes:
- the LOC134534424 gene encoding uncharacterized protein LOC134534424 has product MRNYKRKTDKGKYSIDMLEKAAEVVREGRSVRHAAKTYNICHVTLGRYIKKKNKRLNAVDINFREEWKPLAGYYGNRQVFTPLQEIALVSYIKTCSDIYFGLTPRDVRHLAFLCGKKYNVPMPNTWSDKELAGADWLSSFLKRHPDLSIRTPEATSLGRASSFNRANVSKFFDKLSEVYDRHSFTANDIWNVDETGVTTVQNPSKIVARKGVKQIGAMTSSERGQLVTLTVAVNAAGNAIPPMFIFPRVRYYDHFIRDGPTGCIGAANKSGWTTEVEFLLFLKHFVSCIRSSPEKPILLLLDNHQSHLAPDCLDFAKENGIVMLSFPPHCTHRLQPLDRSAFAPLKKQINTAMDAWLRNNKTPESTVKPMSIYDIPSILKIAFPTATTPRNIQQGFEKCGIHPYNREIFQDADFAPSFVTDRPDPDLAPSCSHDVSRDSQGTPVQSFSNCSHTPEKFSPEVVLPLPKVAPRKRKGGRKTRKSAILTDTPEKKAIEEEFAKRGTPGLIKIKGNVSQTRMPAKSTPKRSLKRRSAECSSSEEESECFCLVCLESFSTSKPGEEWVRCLNCQLWSHFSCAKKSKMYISHNCQSDEISE; this is encoded by the exons atgCGTAACTACAAAAGAAAAACCGACAAAGGAAAATATTCTATTGACATGTTGGAGAAAGCAGCTGAAGTTGTAAGAGAAGGAAGATCTGTTAGGCATGCTGCGAAAACGTACAACATCTGCCATGTGACACTTGGgaggtacataaaaaagaaaaacaaac GTTTAAATGCAGTCGATATTAATTTTCGAGAGGAGTGGAAACCTTTGGCTGGTTATTATGGGAACAGACAGGTATTTACACCTTTGCAAGAGATCGCTCTTGTTTCCTACATAAAAACAtgttctgacatatattttggaCTCACTCCACGTGATGTACGTCATCTTGCATTCTTATGTGGGAAGAAGTATAATGTTCCCATGCCAAACACATGGAGTGACAAAGAACTAGCAGGTGCAGATTGGCTCTCTTCCTTTTTAAAGCGCCACCCAGACCTTTCCATTCGGACTCCAGAGGCAACTAGTTTGGGAAGGGCTTCTAGTTTTAATCGTGCCaacgtttcaaaattttttgacaAACTCTCTGAAGTTTATGATCGCCATTCTTTCACAGCTAATGACATTTGGAATGTAGATGAGACCGGGGTCACTACTGTCCAGAATCCTTCAAAAATCGTAGCAAGAAAGGGGGTAAAACAAATTGGAGCAATGACATCATCTGAACGAGGGCAGTTAGTTACTCTAACTGTAGCAGTAAATGCTGCTGGAAATGCTATCCCTCCTATGTTTATTTTTCCTAGGGTAAGGTATTATGATCACTTCATCAGAGATGGTCCAACTGGATGTATAGgtgctgcaaataagtctggCTGGACTACGGAGGTAGAGTTCTTGCtttttcttaagcattttgtttcttgtattcgttCGAGCCCAGAGAAACCTATCCTCCTCCTTCTAGACAATCATCAGTCGCATTTAGCTCCTGACTGTTTAGATTTTGCCAAAGAAAATGGCATTGTAATGCTATCGTTCCCACCTCACTGCACTCATCGCCTTCAGCCACTTGATCGAAGTGCTTTTGCCCCACTCAAAAAACAGATCAATACGGCAATGGATGCATGGTTGAGGAACAACAAAACACCAGAGAGCACAGTTAAGCCTATGTCAATCTATGATATTCCCTCAATCTTAAAGATAGCTTTTCCCACTGCCACAACGCCAAGAAATATCCAACAAGGATTTGAGAAATGTGGAATACATCCTTATAATAGGGAAATATTTCAGGATGCCGATTTCGCTCCTTCGTTTGTGACAGACAGGCCTGATCCAGACTTAGCACCAAGTTGTTCACACGATGTGTCCAGGGATTCACAAGGAACACCAGTTCAATCATTTTCTAACTGTTCCCACACACCAGAGAAGTTTTCTCCAGAAGTGGTTCTACCTCTTCCTAAAGtcgctccaaggaaaaggaaaggaggaagaaagaccaggaaaagtgccattttgacgGATACTCCAGAGAAGAAAGCCATTGAAGAAGAATTTGCGAAACGAGGAACACCAGGCTTGATTAAGATAAAAGGGAATGTATCACAAACGCGCATGCCTGCAAAATCCACGCCCAAACGTTCTCTAAAACGAAGATCAGCAGAGTGCAGCTCATCAGAGGAAGAAAGCGAGTGCTTTTGTTTAGTGTGTTTGGAATCATTCTCTACAAGCAAACCAGGAGAGGAGTGGGTTCGTTGTCTAAACTGCCAGTTATGGTCGcatttttcttgtgcaaaaaaatctaaaatgtataTTAGTCATAATTGCCAATCAGATGAAATCTCTGAGTGA